One part of the Marichromatium purpuratum 984 genome encodes these proteins:
- the nhaD gene encoding sodium:proton antiporter NhaD, whose protein sequence is MHHPVFRGLITALLFISPALAMASESVVEHFDLTTSWVGFSALAIFVAAYALVMAEEFTHLRKSKPVVLAAGAIWLVIAYYYTTHHGAPEAAAEAVRHNIMEFGELFLFLLAAMTYINAMEERRVFDALRSWLIRMGFSYRTLFWTTGLLAFFISPVADNLTTALLMCAVVMAVGADSPRFVGLACINIVVAANAGGAFSPFGDITTLMVWQKGLIDFQTFFSLFIPSVLNFAIPAAFMHRAIPNETPPPSDERVRMKRGALRIVLLFLATIATAVSFHNFYHLPPVLGMMTGLAYLKFFGFYLKKTGEQATIKRGEIEDTLPFDIFTGVARAEWDTLLFFYGVILCVGGLGFIGYLELVSQFAYGDLGPTIANTLVGVLSAIVDNIPVMFAVLTMNPDMTQGQWLLVTLTAGVGGSLLSIGSAAGVALMGQSKGMYTFFGHLRWTPVIALGYVVSILAHFIINHRYFSMPVGG, encoded by the coding sequence ATGCATCATCCCGTCTTCAGGGGGCTGATCACCGCCCTCTTGTTCATTTCACCGGCTCTGGCCATGGCCTCGGAGTCGGTCGTCGAGCACTTCGATCTCACGACCAGCTGGGTCGGCTTCTCGGCGCTGGCGATCTTCGTCGCCGCCTATGCCCTGGTCATGGCCGAGGAGTTCACCCACCTGCGCAAGTCCAAGCCGGTGGTGCTCGCCGCCGGTGCGATCTGGCTGGTGATCGCCTACTACTACACCACCCATCATGGCGCGCCAGAAGCCGCCGCCGAGGCGGTGCGCCACAACATCATGGAGTTCGGCGAGCTGTTCCTGTTCCTGCTCGCGGCGATGACCTACATCAACGCCATGGAAGAGCGTCGAGTGTTCGACGCGCTGCGTTCCTGGCTGATCCGCATGGGCTTCAGCTATCGCACCCTGTTCTGGACCACCGGTCTGCTCGCCTTCTTCATCTCGCCGGTGGCCGACAACCTCACCACCGCGCTGCTGATGTGCGCCGTGGTCATGGCCGTCGGCGCCGACAGCCCACGCTTCGTCGGTCTGGCCTGCATCAACATCGTGGTCGCGGCCAACGCCGGTGGCGCCTTCAGCCCGTTTGGCGACATCACCACGCTGATGGTGTGGCAGAAGGGCTTGATCGACTTCCAGACCTTCTTCTCGCTGTTCATCCCCTCGGTGCTCAACTTCGCCATCCCGGCCGCGTTCATGCACCGCGCCATCCCCAACGAGACCCCGCCGCCGAGCGACGAGCGGGTGCGGATGAAGCGCGGCGCGCTGCGCATCGTGCTGCTGTTCCTCGCCACCATCGCCACCGCGGTGAGCTTCCACAACTTCTACCACCTGCCGCCGGTGCTCGGCATGATGACCGGTCTGGCCTATCTCAAGTTCTTCGGCTTCTATCTCAAGAAGACCGGCGAGCAGGCCACCATCAAGCGCGGCGAGATCGAGGACACCCTCCCCTTCGACATCTTCACCGGCGTGGCGCGCGCCGAGTGGGACACCCTGCTGTTCTTCTACGGCGTCATCCTCTGCGTCGGCGGTCTCGGCTTCATCGGCTATCTCGAGCTGGTCTCGCAGTTCGCCTACGGTGACCTCGGTCCGACCATCGCCAACACCCTGGTCGGCGTGCTCTCGGCGATCGTCGACAACATCCCGGTGATGTTCGCGGTGCTGACCATGAACCCCGACATGACCCAGGGCCAGTGGCTGCTGGTCACCCTCACCGCCGGCGTCGGCGGCAGCCTGCTGTCGATCGGCTCGGCCGCGGGCGTGGCGCTGATGGGGCAGTCGAAGGGCATGTACACCTTCTTCGGCCACCTGCGCTGGACCCCGGTGATCGCGCTCGGCTACGTGGTGAGCATCCTCGCTCACTTCATCATCAACCACCGCTACTTCTCGATGCCGGTGGGCGGCTGA
- the mgtE gene encoding magnesium transporter, producing the protein MSQSKSRDPDVLHRHLRDVQELLSRQRLVDELVHRQQMPHRDLVESITHKQNLARLQRKLDRLHPADIAWILETLPLADRLFVWELVRADKDGDILLEVSDAVRASLLETMDHYALKAMALGLDADELADLAPDLPAEVVQAVLAALDQDEQAHVRAAMSYPEGTVGALMDFDLIKVREQVTLGAVLRYLRRFGALPDHTDKLFVVDREERFRGLLTLESLLVNAPERTVSEVMKSRAVVTFRPDDDARAAAQAFERYDLVSVPVVSERDRVIGRLTVDDMVDYIREESEAEILGNVGLREEEDLFAPVIRSVKNRWAWLAVNLITAFVASRVIDLFQDSIGQLVALAALMPIVAGIGGNAGNQTITMIVRAIAMGQVESAALGRLLRKELGVALINGLVWGGVIGVLAGVLYGSPGLGLVMIAAMTLNLLLAATAGVLIPLLRQRFGGDPALGSSVLITALTDSGGFFIFLGLATLLLL; encoded by the coding sequence ATGTCACAGTCGAAATCCCGCGATCCCGACGTCCTCCATCGTCATCTGCGCGACGTGCAGGAGCTGCTCTCGCGCCAGCGCCTGGTCGACGAGCTGGTGCACCGTCAGCAGATGCCGCACCGTGACCTGGTCGAGTCGATCACCCACAAGCAGAACCTGGCGCGGCTGCAGCGCAAGCTCGATCGTCTCCATCCGGCCGACATCGCCTGGATCCTCGAGACCCTGCCGCTCGCCGACCGGCTGTTCGTGTGGGAGCTGGTGCGCGCCGACAAGGACGGCGACATCCTCCTCGAGGTCTCCGACGCGGTGCGCGCGAGCCTGCTTGAGACCATGGATCATTACGCGCTCAAGGCGATGGCACTGGGGCTCGACGCCGACGAGCTGGCCGACCTCGCCCCCGACCTGCCGGCCGAGGTGGTGCAAGCGGTGCTCGCCGCGCTCGATCAGGACGAGCAGGCGCACGTGCGCGCGGCGATGTCCTACCCCGAGGGCACGGTCGGCGCGCTGATGGACTTCGACCTGATCAAGGTTCGCGAGCAGGTCACCCTGGGTGCGGTGCTGCGTTATCTGCGCCGCTTCGGCGCGCTCCCGGACCACACCGACAAGCTCTTCGTGGTCGATCGCGAGGAGCGCTTCCGCGGTCTGCTGACGCTCGAATCGCTGCTGGTCAACGCCCCCGAGCGTACCGTCTCCGAGGTGATGAAATCGCGCGCGGTGGTCACCTTCCGCCCCGACGACGACGCCCGTGCCGCGGCACAGGCCTTCGAGCGCTACGACTTGGTCTCGGTGCCGGTGGTCTCGGAGCGTGATCGGGTGATCGGGCGACTGACGGTCGACGACATGGTCGACTACATCCGCGAGGAGTCCGAGGCCGAGATCCTCGGCAACGTCGGTCTGCGCGAGGAGGAGGATCTGTTCGCCCCGGTGATCCGCTCGGTGAAGAACCGCTGGGCCTGGCTGGCGGTCAACCTGATCACCGCCTTCGTCGCCTCGCGGGTGATCGATCTGTTCCAGGACTCGATCGGTCAGCTGGTGGCGCTCGCCGCGCTGATGCCGATCGTTGCCGGGATCGGCGGCAATGCCGGCAACCAGACCATCACCATGATCGTGCGCGCGATCGCCATGGGGCAGGTCGAATCGGCAGCGTTGGGACGCTTGCTGCGCAAGGAGCTGGGGGTGGCGCTGATCAACGGTCTGGTGTGGGGCGGGGTGATCGGGGTGCTCGCCGGGGTGCTCTATGGCAGTCCCGGGCTGGGGCTGGTGATGATCGCCGCGATGACCCTCAACTTGCTGCTGGCGGCCACCGCCGGGGTGTTGATCCCGCTGTTGCGCCAGCGCTTCGGCGGCGATCCGGCGCTCGGCAGTTCGGTGCTGATCACCGCGCTGACCGACTCCGGTGGGTTCTTCATCTTCCTCGGGTTGGCGACCCTGTTGCTGCTCTGA
- a CDS encoding ExeA family protein — MYPSYFGLSEPCFSIAPDPRYLFLSAQHREALAHLVYGAGEQGGFVLLTGEVGTGKTTVCRAFLEQLPEHVEVALILNPSLTASELLIAVCEEFGIEIAVGERSLKRLVDALNQYLLVLHAEGRRALLIIDEAQNLRPRVLEQIRLLTNLETSTHKLLQIFLIGQPELRRMLARAQLRQVDQRITARVHLHPFDRTETSAYIGHRLAIAGCERMPFTAMALWRIHRWSRGLPRLINILCDRALLGAYVSRHPRVDAGIVARAARELGGDPIEHHDRSRGASPAWVVGVVLAVALGAGWWGMRWLDARSSHPLVESGASGVAEVVEPLSRRLPEPLRSAAATEPEAMLRLLRRWGVELDTLGEGTPCARVATLGLRCESGRGTLAVLRRLDRPALLAVEPEEEAPESRYLVLTGLHRGVALIAGPEGMVEVATKALERAWSGDFVVLWQPPPVGGAVIGPGDEAEAIRWLRRLLAGVPELGFSDLETPGFDPVLRKALERFQRSQGLEADGLAGARTLIALHNQVDLPGIARLREVSP, encoded by the coding sequence GTGTATCCCAGTTATTTCGGCCTTTCCGAACCCTGTTTCTCGATCGCGCCCGACCCGCGCTATCTGTTCCTCAGCGCGCAGCATCGCGAGGCGCTCGCGCACCTGGTCTATGGCGCCGGCGAGCAGGGCGGCTTCGTGCTGCTCACCGGCGAGGTCGGCACCGGCAAGACCACGGTCTGTCGCGCCTTCCTCGAACAGCTGCCCGAGCACGTCGAGGTGGCGCTGATCCTCAACCCGAGCCTCACCGCCAGCGAGTTGCTGATCGCGGTGTGCGAGGAATTCGGCATCGAGATCGCCGTCGGCGAGCGCTCGCTCAAGCGTCTGGTCGATGCCCTCAATCAGTATCTGCTGGTGCTGCACGCCGAGGGGCGGCGCGCGCTGCTGATCATCGACGAGGCGCAGAACCTGCGCCCGCGCGTGCTCGAACAGATCCGCCTGCTCACCAACCTCGAGACCAGCACCCACAAGCTGCTGCAGATCTTTCTCATCGGTCAGCCCGAACTGCGCCGGATGCTGGCGCGCGCGCAGTTGCGTCAGGTCGACCAGCGGATCACCGCGCGGGTCCACCTGCACCCCTTCGATCGGACCGAGACCAGCGCCTATATCGGCCACCGGTTGGCCATCGCCGGTTGTGAACGCATGCCCTTCACCGCCATGGCGCTGTGGCGCATCCACCGCTGGAGCCGGGGTCTGCCGCGGCTGATCAACATCCTCTGCGATCGCGCCCTGCTCGGCGCCTATGTCAGTCGTCACCCACGGGTGGATGCCGGGATCGTCGCCCGCGCCGCGCGTGAGCTTGGCGGCGACCCGATCGAGCATCATGACCGCTCGCGCGGTGCTTCCCCGGCATGGGTCGTCGGGGTGGTGCTGGCCGTAGCGCTCGGGGCTGGCTGGTGGGGCATGCGCTGGCTCGATGCGCGCTCGTCGCATCCGCTCGTCGAATCGGGCGCGAGCGGTGTCGCCGAGGTCGTGGAGCCGCTGTCGCGGCGTCTCCCCGAGCCGTTGCGGTCGGCTGCCGCGACCGAGCCCGAGGCGATGCTGCGATTGCTGCGTCGCTGGGGTGTCGAACTCGATACCCTGGGCGAGGGTACGCCCTGCGCGCGTGTCGCCACGCTCGGGCTGCGTTGCGAGTCGGGTCGGGGAACGCTCGCGGTGCTGCGGCGACTCGATCGCCCGGCGCTGCTCGCGGTCGAGCCCGAGGAAGAGGCCCCCGAATCGCGTTATCTTGTACTCACCGGACTGCATCGAGGGGTGGCGCTGATCGCGGGGCCCGAGGGGATGGTCGAGGTCGCCACCAAGGCGCTCGAGCGGGCCTGGTCGGGGGACTTCGTGGTGCTCTGGCAGCCACCCCCGGTCGGCGGGGCGGTGATCGGTCCCGGTGATGAGGCCGAGGCGATCCGCTGGCTGCGCCGACTGCTCGCTGGGGTGCCCGAGCTTGGTTTCAGCGACCTCGAGACCCCCGGCTTCGATCCGGTGTTGCGCAAGGCATTGGAACGCTTTCAGCGCAGCCAGGGGCTGGAGGCCGACGGTCTGGCCGGTGCGCGAACCCTGATCGCACTGCACAATCAGGTCGATCTGCCGGGGATCGCCCGGCTGCGGGAGGTCTCGCCATGA
- a CDS encoding flagellar basal body-associated FliL family protein → MKNAVTQLALVLTLVLGLAQLQPVAAQDEPFTDNYIAIDPALIVNLAGESRTRFLKVGIDLYVRTAEAADAVNTHMPLIRDRLISYFAGRTVDEVSALDQRDALRLGALKAVQEALLEQAGTFAVDGLYFGSFIIQ, encoded by the coding sequence ATGAAGAACGCAGTGACTCAGCTCGCACTCGTGCTGACCCTGGTGCTCGGGCTGGCACAGCTCCAGCCGGTCGCGGCCCAGGACGAGCCCTTTACCGATAATTACATCGCCATCGATCCGGCCCTGATCGTCAACCTCGCCGGCGAGAGTCGTACCCGTTTCCTCAAGGTCGGCATCGATCTCTATGTCCGTACCGCCGAGGCGGCCGACGCGGTCAACACCCACATGCCGCTGATCCGCGATCGGCTGATCAGCTATTTCGCCGGCCGCACGGTCGATGAGGTGAGTGCGCTCGATCAGCGTGACGCGCTGCGTCTGGGCGCGCTCAAGGCGGTACAGGAGGCGCTGCTCGAACAGGCCGGCACCTTTGCCGTCGATGGTCTCTATTTCGGCAGTTTCATCATCCAGTAA
- a CDS encoding polysaccharide deacetylase family protein codes for MTVHHALVLNLHQPTGNLEQLLEHQPWEAREILFALDRIPRTLWGHEALARVHLSLSGTLLETLSDPEFQQRVYGVVDCGSLLWHLQNQRLFEILGTGYYHPVLPLTPEADRLEHLERWRGLARHLFWRPRFDGFWPPEMGFSMELIPQLRAAGYRYVLVDSEHVEPVTPMSWQALRYRPHIARHGGAEIVVVVRDRELSDAQESGMEVDWFLSEVAERTKWCDFEPLVTTATDGENGGWFRNVTPGANFWSAFYLPLLERVGAGTAALVPTFIGDYLEHHGFHGEVRVRTGAWNTGWHHGRDFTQWTGSARQRAALDDCARVSATLHQARWAAGERDDGEALAMLDEALNALLRAETSCNFYWGEDWVARAEADLTRARALLAGSSPEPVADD; via the coding sequence ATGACTGTGCACCATGCGCTCGTGCTCAACCTGCACCAACCCACCGGCAACCTCGAGCAGCTGCTCGAGCACCAGCCCTGGGAGGCGCGTGAGATCCTCTTCGCACTCGATCGCATCCCGCGCACCCTGTGGGGACACGAGGCGCTGGCGCGGGTCCACCTGTCGCTCTCCGGCACCCTGCTCGAGACCCTCTCCGACCCCGAGTTCCAGCAGCGTGTCTACGGCGTCGTCGACTGCGGCTCGCTGCTCTGGCACCTGCAGAACCAGCGGCTGTTCGAGATCCTCGGCACCGGCTATTACCACCCGGTGCTGCCGCTGACCCCCGAGGCCGATCGTCTGGAGCATCTCGAACGCTGGCGGGGGCTGGCGCGACACCTGTTCTGGCGCCCGCGCTTCGACGGCTTCTGGCCGCCGGAGATGGGCTTCTCGATGGAGCTGATCCCGCAGCTGCGCGCCGCCGGTTATCGCTACGTGCTGGTCGACAGCGAGCACGTCGAGCCGGTCACGCCGATGAGCTGGCAGGCGCTGCGTTACCGTCCGCACATCGCCCGTCATGGTGGCGCCGAGATCGTGGTGGTGGTGCGCGATCGCGAACTCTCCGACGCCCAGGAGTCGGGGATGGAGGTCGACTGGTTCCTGAGCGAGGTGGCCGAGCGCACCAAGTGGTGCGATTTCGAGCCGCTGGTGACCACCGCCACCGACGGCGAGAACGGCGGCTGGTTCCGCAACGTCACCCCGGGGGCGAACTTCTGGAGCGCCTTCTACCTGCCGCTGCTCGAGCGCGTCGGCGCCGGGACGGCGGCGCTGGTGCCGACCTTCATCGGCGACTATCTCGAACATCACGGCTTCCACGGCGAGGTACGGGTGCGTACCGGGGCCTGGAACACCGGCTGGCACCACGGTCGCGACTTCACCCAGTGGACCGGCTCGGCGCGCCAGCGCGCGGCACTCGACGACTGCGCCCGGGTCAGCGCCACGCTGCACCAGGCGCGCTGGGCCGCCGGCGAGCGCGACGACGGCGAGGCCCTGGCGATGCTGGACGAGGCGCTGAACGCGCTGCTGCGGGCCGAGACCAGCTGCAACTTCTATTGGGGCGAGGACTGGGTGGCGCGCGCCGAGGCCGACCTGACGCGGGCGCGCGCGCTACTCGCCGGGTCGTCGCCCGAGCCCGTCGCCGACGACTGA
- a CDS encoding ABC transporter ATP-binding protein, with protein sequence MPHTDALLRAHDLHRHYREAGGHGERRVLEGVGLSAHAGECVALLGRSGSGKSTLLNLLAGIDRPDHGWVEIDGTRLSTLGEPALTRLRRRRVGFIYQSFNLIDELTVAENLALPLALDGVRAREAQPRCSALLERLGLDARAEAFPDQLSGGEQQRVAIGRALIHAPALVLADEPTGNLDADTGARVLELLAALFREQGRALVLVTHSRAVAAIADRVLTLERGRLRADDTALSW encoded by the coding sequence ATGCCCCACACCGATGCCCTGCTCCGCGCCCACGACCTGCACCGGCACTACCGCGAGGCCGGCGGCCACGGCGAGCGCCGGGTGCTCGAGGGCGTCGGCCTCAGCGCCCACGCCGGCGAGTGCGTGGCGCTGCTCGGGCGCAGCGGCTCGGGCAAGTCGACGCTGCTCAATCTGCTCGCCGGCATCGACCGGCCCGATCACGGCTGGGTGGAGATCGACGGCACGCGGCTCTCGACCCTCGGCGAACCGGCGCTGACCCGGCTGCGCCGCCGCCGCGTCGGCTTCATCTATCAGTCGTTCAACCTGATCGACGAGCTGACCGTGGCCGAGAACCTCGCCCTGCCGCTGGCGCTCGACGGCGTGCGCGCCCGCGAGGCGCAACCGCGCTGTAGCGCGCTGCTCGAACGCCTGGGGCTCGATGCGCGCGCCGAGGCCTTCCCCGACCAGCTCTCCGGCGGCGAGCAGCAGCGCGTGGCGATCGGTCGGGCGCTGATCCACGCGCCCGCGCTGGTGCTCGCCGACGAGCCCACCGGCAACCTCGACGCCGACACCGGCGCGCGGGTGCTGGAGCTGCTCGCGGCGCTGTTTCGCGAGCAGGGCCGCGCCCTGGTGCTGGTCACCCACAGCCGCGCGGTGGCGGCGATCGCCGATCGGGTGCTGACCCTCGAGCGCGGCCGGCTGCGCGCCGACGACACGGCGCTGTCCTGGTGA
- a CDS encoding ABC transporter permease, whose protein sequence is MLARISLRQLSRQPWQSALAVLGIALGVAVVVAVGLANDSARRAIALSVEQLDGRASHRIEPSGAGIADAEAARLLRTLAPYPATPVIEQPLRLEGAGLTLLGIDLLQADALRGNALAAEALPDPARLAALLTEPGALLLGAADARRLGARPGDRLTVRHGGRTHQARLVGVIEQGLDGIALADLGSAQWLAGRDGVVDRIDLVLPPEAVAGVAAALPPGLRLEASAQRGAALHEMPRAFRINLLAMSLIALLVGGFIVYSTQTFTVVRRRALFGTLRALGATRARIAALVLAETLALALVGALLGVALGILAGRGLVQLVARTIDDLYFRLEVSTLALDPATLVLGAGLALGVALLAALAPALEAAGVAPREAMRAQGLERRAQGWTAPLARLGAALALTGWLATLLPGESLAQGFALLLVVVLGLVLCVPALLRGAAAALAGLGARLGAPLALVLAARTVAGSVARTGIAAAALTLAVATSVGVGVMIESFRHGVIDWLDHTLEGELYVTADSRDAPLPPGLDEALVATDGVASVIRARRMTVTTREGDATLLVRDRPTPEATGPLLLARLDGDPWAAGRILVSEPYAHHHRLAPGDRIELATPDGWRRFSVGAVFRDYGSDRGLLMLPYREARAHWEGIGIGSLALRLAPDGDPQRVRERVQALAESHDRTLLLTASGEIRTLTLEIFDRTFAITEVLRLLALAVAFVGVLSALLALQLERRRTHALLRATGMSGRALALTLLAQGSILGLVAGLLAIPLGLVMGELLIRIINVRAFGWSMALQIPPQALLSGPLLAWCAALAAALPPALRAGREPPARGLRGD, encoded by the coding sequence ATGCTCGCCCGCATCAGCCTGCGCCAGCTCTCGCGCCAGCCCTGGCAGAGCGCGCTGGCGGTGCTCGGCATCGCCCTCGGGGTCGCGGTGGTGGTCGCGGTGGGGCTGGCCAACGACAGCGCGCGCCGTGCCATCGCGCTCTCGGTCGAGCAGCTCGACGGTCGCGCCAGCCATCGCATCGAGCCGAGCGGCGCGGGCATCGCCGACGCCGAGGCCGCGCGACTGCTGCGGACCCTCGCCCCCTACCCGGCCACACCGGTGATCGAGCAACCGCTGCGCCTCGAGGGCGCGGGCCTCACCCTGCTCGGCATCGACCTGCTCCAGGCCGACGCGCTGCGCGGCAACGCGCTCGCCGCCGAGGCCCTGCCCGACCCGGCGCGGCTCGCCGCCCTGCTCACCGAACCCGGCGCACTGCTGCTCGGCGCGGCCGATGCCCGCCGTCTCGGCGCACGCCCCGGCGACCGACTGACCGTGCGGCACGGCGGGAGGACGCATCAGGCGCGGCTGGTCGGGGTGATCGAGCAGGGACTCGATGGCATCGCGCTCGCCGATCTCGGCAGCGCCCAGTGGCTCGCCGGGCGCGACGGCGTGGTCGATCGCATCGATCTGGTACTGCCGCCCGAGGCGGTCGCCGGGGTCGCCGCCGCGCTACCGCCGGGACTGCGGCTGGAAGCGAGCGCCCAACGCGGCGCGGCGCTCCACGAGATGCCCCGCGCCTTTCGCATCAATCTGCTGGCGATGAGCCTGATCGCGCTGCTGGTCGGCGGCTTCATCGTCTACAGCACCCAGACCTTCACCGTGGTGCGCCGACGCGCGCTGTTCGGCACCCTGCGCGCGCTCGGCGCCACCCGCGCGCGGATCGCCGCGCTGGTGCTCGCCGAGACCCTGGCCCTCGCCCTGGTCGGGGCGCTGCTCGGGGTCGCGCTCGGCATCCTCGCCGGGCGGGGTCTGGTGCAGCTGGTCGCGCGCACCATCGACGATCTCTATTTCCGCCTCGAGGTCAGCACGCTCGCGCTCGACCCCGCGACCCTGGTGCTCGGCGCCGGGCTGGCGCTCGGCGTGGCGCTGCTCGCCGCGCTCGCCCCGGCGCTGGAGGCCGCCGGCGTCGCGCCGCGCGAGGCGATGCGCGCCCAGGGGCTGGAGCGGCGCGCCCAGGGCTGGACCGCGCCGCTCGCCCGGCTCGGCGCCGCGCTCGCGCTGACCGGCTGGCTCGCCACCCTGCTCCCGGGCGAATCGCTCGCACAGGGGTTCGCGCTGCTGCTCGTGGTGGTGCTCGGGTTGGTGCTCTGCGTCCCGGCGCTGCTGCGCGGGGCCGCCGCCGCGCTCGCCGGGCTCGGCGCCCGGCTCGGCGCGCCGCTGGCGCTGGTGCTGGCGGCGCGCACGGTGGCCGGCTCGGTCGCCCGCACCGGCATCGCCGCGGCCGCGCTGACCCTCGCCGTGGCCACCAGCGTCGGGGTCGGGGTGATGATCGAGAGCTTCCGTCACGGCGTGATCGACTGGCTCGACCACACCCTGGAGGGCGAACTCTATGTCACCGCCGACAGCCGCGATGCCCCGCTGCCCCCCGGTCTCGACGAGGCGCTCGTAGCGACCGACGGGGTCGCCTCGGTGATCCGTGCACGCCGCATGACGGTCACCACCCGCGAGGGCGACGCCACCCTGCTGGTACGCGACCGCCCCACCCCCGAGGCCACCGGCCCGCTGCTGCTCGCGCGACTCGACGGCGACCCCTGGGCGGCTGGACGCATCCTCGTCTCCGAGCCCTATGCCCATCATCACCGTCTCGCCCCCGGCGACCGCATCGAGCTGGCCACGCCTGATGGCTGGCGCCGCTTCAGCGTCGGCGCAGTGTTTCGCGACTACGGCTCGGATCGTGGTCTGCTCATGCTCCCCTACCGCGAGGCACGCGCACACTGGGAGGGAATCGGCATCGGCTCGCTCGCCCTGAGGCTCGCCCCCGACGGCGATCCGCAACGGGTGCGCGAGCGCGTGCAGGCGCTCGCCGAGTCCCACGACCGCACCCTGCTGCTGACGGCCAGCGGCGAGATCCGCACGCTCACCCTGGAGATCTTCGATCGCACCTTCGCCATCACCGAGGTGTTGCGTCTGCTCGCACTCGCCGTCGCCTTCGTCGGCGTGCTCAGCGCGCTGCTCGCGCTGCAGCTCGAACGCCGCCGCACCCACGCGCTGCTGCGCGCCACCGGGATGAGCGGCCGTGCCCTGGCCCTGACGCTGCTGGCGCAGGGCTCGATCCTCGGACTGGTGGCGGGGCTGCTGGCCATCCCGCTCGGGCTGGTGATGGGCGAGCTGCTGATCCGCATCATCAACGTGCGCGCCTTCGGCTGGAGCATGGCCCTGCAGATCCCGCCGCAGGCGCTCCTCTCCGGCCCCTTGCTGGCCTGGTGTGCGGCGCTCGCCGCCGCCCTGCCCCCGGCGCTGCGCGCGGGGCGCGAGCCACCCGCGCGCGGGCTGCGTGGGGACTGA
- a CDS encoding DUF2934 domain-containing protein, with amino-acid sequence MAEEKKIVTKKTAPKRATSTDKAAAKKTATKPATPRKKRASAASTTKSPRTSARTTTKKTTAAATKSSATATPRAQPKPAASAPAATPAASYTPPTRFLTVDPEHRLAMIREAAYYKAERRGFAPGHEREDWVEAEREIDAMLAHAQLSGRG; translated from the coding sequence ATGGCTGAAGAAAAGAAGATCGTGACCAAGAAGACCGCCCCCAAGCGGGCCACCAGCACGGACAAGGCCGCGGCCAAGAAGACCGCGACCAAGCCGGCAACCCCGCGCAAGAAGCGCGCGAGCGCCGCGAGCACGACCAAGAGCCCTCGCACCAGCGCGCGCACCACCACCAAGAAGACCACCGCGGCGGCCACGAAGAGCAGCGCGACGGCGACGCCGCGCGCGCAACCGAAACCGGCGGCGAGTGCGCCGGCGGCGACGCCCGCCGCGAGCTACACCCCGCCGACGCGCTTTCTCACCGTCGACCCCGAGCACCGTCTGGCGATGATCCGCGAGGCGGCCTACTACAAGGCCGAGCGGCGCGGCTTCGCACCCGGACACGAACGCGAGGACTGGGTCGAGGCCGAGCGCGAGATCGACGCCATGCTGGCCCACGCACAACTCTCCGGGCGCGGCTGA
- a CDS encoding DUF3334 family protein → MAKPKTISTDDILVMLCSSVTKVLSTATGNQIGYSPMVQKITRTCLRPDIGCFVLFDGGFSGLVIINFSSQAAMEIYRSYMTNMGISESELATVHTSDEVANMLGELMNQIVGDFTGNVGRDLQVSINQNQPKMLTINKEVMVSIDTNLDRPQARRVAFTTARRNVFYMELAMDKTEFLKLHDFEREEVDPDRILAEQKQGDGSVKSGAPQQSALVDTDLLEELGL, encoded by the coding sequence GTGGCAAAACCAAAGACTATTTCGACAGACGACATTCTGGTGATGTTGTGCAGTTCGGTGACGAAGGTACTCTCCACCGCCACGGGTAACCAGATCGGCTATTCGCCGATGGTGCAGAAGATCACCCGCACCTGTCTGCGCCCGGACATCGGCTGCTTCGTGTTGTTCGACGGTGGATTCTCGGGGTTGGTGATCATCAACTTCTCGTCGCAGGCGGCGATGGAGATCTATCGCTCCTACATGACCAACATGGGGATCTCGGAGTCGGAGCTGGCCACCGTGCACACCTCCGACGAGGTGGCCAACATGCTCGGCGAGCTGATGAACCAGATCGTCGGCGACTTCACCGGCAACGTCGGTCGTGATCTGCAGGTCTCGATCAACCAGAACCAGCCGAAGATGCTCACCATCAACAAGGAGGTGATGGTCAGCATCGACACCAATCTCGACCGCCCGCAGGCCCGTCGCGTCGCCTTCACCACCGCCCGTCGCAATGTCTTCTACATGGAGCTGGCGATGGACAAGACCGAGTTCCTCAAGCTCCACGACTTCGAGCGCGAAGAGGTCGATCCCGATCGCATCCTCGCCGAGCAGAAGCAGGGCGACGGCTCGGTCAAGAGCGGCGCGCCGCAGCAGTCGGCGCTGGTCGACACCGACCTGCTCGAGGAGCTGGGTCTCTAG
- a CDS encoding YMGG-like glycine zipper-containing protein, translating to MHAYALIPTALIAALALGACGTTTTSRTGSGAAFGAATGAAIGSLSGDAGKGALIGAGAGALGGFLYDRDQKAQGRR from the coding sequence ATGCACGCCTATGCACTGATCCCCACCGCGCTCATCGCCGCACTCGCCCTCGGCGCCTGCGGCACCACCACCACCTCGCGCACCGGCAGCGGCGCCGCCTTCGGCGCGGCTACCGGGGCCGCGATCGGCTCGCTCAGCGGCGACGCCGGCAAGGGTGCGCTGATCGGCGCCGGCGCCGGTGCCCTCGGTGGCTTTCTCTACGACCGCGACCAGAAGGCCCAGGGACGCCGCTGA